A single genomic interval of Syntrophales bacterium harbors:
- a CDS encoding dipeptide ABC transporter ATP-binding protein, translating to MQKPNILLDIKGLKKYFTVEGGFLSGRRGIVRAVDGVDLQIYRGETLGLVGESGCGKTTLGRVIMRLEEPTGGEILFEGENIFEYSGEGLKGYRRKVQLIFQDPYSSLNPRKSAGSIIGEPFIVHKLGNRKEREAEVVRLMGVVGLSREQMGRYPHEFSGGQRQRIGVARAIALRPELVVADEPVSALDVSIQAQILNLLKDLQRDFNLTYLFISHDLSVIEHVSDRIAVMYLGKIVELAEKETFYKNPLHPYTKVLLSAVPVPDPERKKRRIVLNGDVPSPIDPPAGCSFHPRCPDRMDICDKIEPELIDKGVKHHVACHAVG from the coding sequence ATGCAAAAACCTAATATTCTACTGGATATCAAAGGATTAAAAAAATATTTTACCGTGGAGGGTGGTTTTCTCTCGGGTCGCCGTGGAATTGTGAGAGCCGTGGATGGAGTAGATCTCCAGATTTACAGGGGAGAGACACTGGGACTTGTTGGTGAGAGCGGCTGTGGCAAGACAACTCTTGGACGAGTTATCATGAGGCTTGAAGAGCCAACAGGGGGAGAGATTTTATTTGAAGGTGAAAACATTTTTGAATATTCCGGCGAAGGGCTGAAAGGTTATCGCAGGAAGGTGCAGTTGATATTCCAGGATCCATATTCATCTCTTAATCCCAGGAAAAGTGCGGGGAGTATTATTGGAGAGCCGTTTATCGTTCATAAACTGGGCAACAGAAAGGAGAGGGAGGCAGAAGTAGTCAGGCTAATGGGGGTAGTGGGGTTGAGCAGGGAACAGATGGGCCGGTATCCCCACGAATTCAGCGGCGGTCAAAGGCAGCGCATAGGAGTGGCGAGGGCCATTGCACTCAGGCCCGAACTCGTTGTTGCAGACGAACCTGTTTCCGCGCTGGACGTTTCTATACAGGCACAGATATTGAACCTTTTAAAAGATTTGCAGAGGGATTTTAACCTGACCTATCTCTTCATAAGCCATGATCTCAGTGTAATTGAACATGTGAGTGACCGGATCGCCGTTATGTATTTAGGGAAAATAGTGGAACTTGCAGAAAAAGAAACATTTTATAAAAATCCGCTCCATCCGTACACAAAGGTGCTTCTTTCTGCTGTGCCGGTCCCCGACCCGGAAAGGAAAAAGAGAAGAATTGTCCTCAATGGAGATGTTCCCAGCCCGATTGATCCGCCGGCCGGATGTTCTTTCCATCCCCGCTGTCCCGACAGAATGGATATTTGTGATAAGATTGAGCCGGAGCTCATAGACAAAGGGGTAAAACATCATGTCGCCTGCCACGCCGTGGGTTGA